The following nucleotide sequence is from Microbacterium imperiale.
CATCATCGTGCTGCACTCGGGTCACCACTCGAAGATCTTCCGTCGCCTCATGGGCACGACGTGCAGCCTGCGCTGGCGCAACGACGGCAGCGACCGCGAGCTCGTCTGGACGGTCTCGCCGCGGCATCCGATCGCCGAGGGCGTGCCGCAGCCGCTCATCATCCCCGGGCAGGAGATGTACGGCGAGCTCTTCGACATCCCGGATCCCGACGAGCTCATCTTCATCAGCAGCTTCACGGGCGGCGAGGTGTTCCGCAGCGGCATCACCTACCGCCGCGGCTACGGCAAGGTCTTCTACTTCAGCCCCGGTGACGAGGTCTATCCCGTCTACCACCACCCCGGTGTCCAGCGCGTGATCGCCAACGGTGTGAAGTGGGCCTACTCCGAGCGTGAGCGCGAGTCGTACCTCGTCACGCCGATGTACCTTCCCGGCGGGTTCGATCGGCCTGTGCTGGGCTCGCCCGACGGCCTCGTCGACTACTACACGCGCGAGCTCATCGAGCCGCGCGAGAACGCGGGATGACGCGGGAGCGAGACCGCAGCGGTCGGGGCTGGCGCGACGACGGCAGTGCGCCGGCGGTCCCGGTGCCGACCGACGCCTATCTGCATCTCGCTTCGGGCGGCGTCAGCGTCGTCATCGATGCGACGCAGGGGCGGCTTCCCGCGATCGTCCACTGGGGGGTGGGCCTGGGGACCCTGAGCGAGGCGGAGGTCGAGGCGTTGGCCCTCGCGGCGGTCGAGCCGGCGTCCGGCAACGTCGTCGACGAGCCCGTGCGCGTCGCGATCCTCCCCGAGCATCACGCCGGCTGGGAGGGCAAGCCCGGCGTCGTCGGACATCGAGACGGCGCCGACTGGTCACCGAAGTTCGTCACGGATGCCGTCACCGTCGGCGGCGTCTCGGCGGACGCTGTTCGCACCGACGGGCGACTCGTCGAGACGGGCGCCGCCCTCGTCAGCATCGACGCGACCGACGAGATCGCCGGACTGCGTGTCCTCCTCGAGATCGAGCTTCTCGCCAGCGGACTCCTGCGCGCTCGTGCGACGCTCCGCAACCCCGGGGACGGCGTCTACAGCGTCGGGGACGTCACGCTCGCCCTGCCGATCCCGGTGCGGGCACGCGAGATCCTCGACTTCAGCGGGCGGTGGAGCCGCGAGCGCGTCCCGCAGCGCCGCGATCTCGTGGTGGGCATCCACGAGCGCGAGGGGCGCAAGGGCCGAACGGGTCCCGACGCGGCCACCGTGCTGAGCGTCGGCACGCCGGGGTTCGGCTTCCGGTCGGGCGAGGTATGGGGTGTCCACGTCGGCTTCAGCGGCAACCACCGCCACTACGCCGAGCAGTTGTCGGCCGGTGCCCAGGTCATCGGCGGCGGCGAGCTGCTGCTGCCCGGCGAGGTGCGGCTCGGCGAGAACGAGACCTACCGTTCGCCGTGGCTCTACGGGGCGTACGGCGACGGTCTCGACGGTCAGGCGCACCGCTTCCACCGGTTCCTGCGCAGCCGTGAGACGCATCCCGCCTCGCCCCGGCCTGTCACGCTCAACGTGTGGGAGGCGGTGTACTTCGACCACGACGCCGACCGCCTCATCGACCTCGCCGAGCGCGCTGCGGCGCTGGGCGTCGAACGCTACGTGCTCGACGACGGCTGGTTCTCGGGTCGCCGCGACGATCACCGGGGCCTCGGGGACTGGACCGTCGACCTGGGCATCTGGCCGGGCGGGTTGCACCGACTCGTCGACCGAGTGACGTCGCTCGGGATGCAGTTCGGTCTGTGGTTCGAACCCGAGATGGTCAATGAAGACAGCGAGCTCGCGCGCCGGCATCCGGAATGGATCATGCAGACGGGGGATCGGATGCCGGTCCGCGGGCGCGACCAGCAGGTGCTCAACCTCGGCATCCCCGAGGCCTATAAGTACGTGCTCGATGCGATGACCGCGATCCTCACCGAGTACGACATCGCCTACATCAAGTGGGATCACAATCGCGACCTCATCGACGCGGGCACCGCGCCGCGCGGTGAGGCGGGCGTTCACGCGCAGACCCTCGCCGCGTACCGGCTCATGGACGAGCTCAAGCGTCGCTTCCCCGGCCTTGAGATCGAGTCGTGCTCGTCGGGTGGCGCCCGGGTCGACCTCGGTGTCATCGAGCGCACGGACCGCGTGTGGGTCAGCGACTGCATCGACCCGCTGGAGCGTCAGCAGATGATGCGGTGGACGATGCAGCTCATGCCGGCCGAGCTGCTGGGCTCGCACATCGGGTCGGGCGTGAACCACACCACCGGACGTGCGCACGCCCTGTCGTTCCGCGCGGCAACCGCCCTGTTCGGGCACTTCGGCATCGAGTGGGACCTCGCGAGAGCCACCGCGGCGGAGAACGCCGACCTCGTCGAGTGGATCCGGTTCTACAAGGAGCACCGTGATCTGCTGCACCGGGGCGACCTGTTCCGCGCCGACGAAATTGATCCCGCCTTCCAGGTCTACGGCGCGATCGCCACGGATCGGTCGGCCGCGCTGATCTTCGTCGCCTTCCTCACCCGTTCGGCGGTGTCGCCGCGGGGCCGGTTCACGGTGCCGGGCCTCGACCCGGACAAGCGGTACCGGATCGCTCCCGTGACGGTCGGCACTCCCGACGCCGGGCGCGCCGACCCGCCCTGGTACGCCGACGGCGCGGGTGTGGTCATGAGCGGCCGAGCCCTCGCGACGTCGGGCCTGCACCTGCCCGGTTCGTTCCCCGAGCGGGTCGTGCTGCTGCGGGTCACCGAGCAGATGCTGCCCTGATCGGCGGGGGTGGAAGCCGCGGGGGCGGCAGCAGCCCTCGGGTCAGTCGGCGCCGAAGTCGAACGAGGCCGACTCGCCGGCGGCATCCACCGCTTCGGCCAGTGCCGGGTCGAGCTGCGCGTTCTCGGTGATCTCGGCCGCGCCGCCGCGCTCGAGGTCGCCGACGAGCTCGGCGGTGGGGCCGCCGATGAGGCCGAGGCCGGCGTAGTGCTCGAGGCGGGCGCGCGAGTCGGCGATGTCGAGGTTGCGCATCGTCAGCTGACCGATGCGGTCGGTCGGGCCGAACGCGGAGTCGCCGACGCGCTCCATCGAGAGCTTCTCGGGCGAGTACGACAGGTTGCGGCTCTCGGTGTTCAGGATCGTGTAGTCCTCGCCGCGGCGCAGGCGCAGCGTGACGGTGCCGCTGATCGCCGAGCCCACCCAGCGCTGGATCGACTCGCGCAGCATGAACGACTGCGGCTCGAGCCAGCGGCCCTCGTACATCAGGCGACCCAGGCGGCGGCCCTGCTCGTGGTACGTCGCGAGGGTGTCTTCGTTCAGGATGCCGTTGACGAGGCGCTCGTACGCGATGAACAGCAGCGCCATGCCCGGGGCTTCGTAGATGCCGCGGCTCTTCGCCTCGATGATCCGGTTCTCGATCTGGTCGCTCATGCCCAGGCCGTGGCGACCGCCGATGGCGTTCGCCTGCTGCACGAGCTCGACGGCGTCGGTGTACTCGACACCGTTGATGGCCACCGGGCGGCCGGCCTCGAACGTCACCGAGACGTCCTCGGGCTCGATCTCGACCGCGGGGTCCCAGAAGCGCACACCCATGATCGGCTCGACGATCTCGAGCGAGACGTCGAGGTGCTCGAGGGTCTTGGCCTCGTGCGTCGCGCCCCAGATGTTCGCGTCGGTGGAGTACGCCTTCTCGACGGAGTCGCGGTAGGGGAAGCCGTGCGCGACGAGCCACTCGCTCATCTCGGTGCGGCCGCCCAGCTCGGTGACGAAGTCGGCGTCGAGCCACGGCTTGTAGATGCGCAGCGAGGGGTTGGCGAGCAGGCCGTAGCGGTAGAACCGCTCGATGTCGTTGCCCTTGTAGGTGGAGCCGTCGCCCCAGATGTCGACGCCGTCCTCCTTCATCGCGCGGACGAGCATCGTGCCGGTGACGGCGCGACCGATCGGCGTGGTGTTGAAGTAGGTGCGGCCGCCGGAGCGGATGTGGAATGCACCGCAGGCGAGGGCGACGAGGCCCTCTTCGACCATCATCGGCTTGCAGTCGATCAGGCGCGAGCCCTCGGCGCCGTACTGCAGCGCGCGGCCGGGGATCGACTCGATGTCGTCCTCGTCGTACTGGCCGAGGTCGCCGGTGTAGGTGAAGGGCACGGCGCCCTTGTCGCGCATCCACGCGACCGCGACGGAGGTGTCGAGACCCCCCGAGAAGGCGATGCCGACGCGCTCGCCGACGGGCAGGGACTGGAGGACCTTCGACATGCGCTCAATCCTACTGAGCGGCCGGGGTCGTCGAAGCCGCGATCCCCGCGGGCGCGGGTCAGCCCAGCGAGACGCCGGTGATGGTGACGGGCGTCGCGGGAGCGCCGTCGCCCGCACCGCTGTCGGTGCCCGCCGCAGCGACCTCGCGCACGACGGCGAGGCCGGCCTCGTCGAGCTGACCGAACACGGTGTACGACGGGGGCAGCGGGGTGTCCTCGTAGACGAGGAAGAACTGCGACCCGTTGGTGTCGGGGCCGGCGTTGGCCATCGCGACGGTGCCCGCGGGGTAGGTCTCGCTGCCGTCGAGCTCGTCCGCGTAGCGGTAGCCGGGGCCGCCGCGGCCGGTTCCCGAGGGGTCTCCGCACTGCAGCACGAAGATGCCCTCGGTCGTGAGGCGGTGGCACGGGGCGTCGTCGTAGTAGCCCTGCTCGGCGAGCGAGACGAAGCTGCCCACGGTGCAGGGGGTGCGGTCGGCCGTCAGGGTCATCGGGATGTCGCCCGCCGACGTCTGCAGCACCGCGGCGACGTCGCCCGACACCTCGGCCTCAGCGGGAGGCGCCGTGACCTCGCGCACACCACCGGCGGCCTCGACGTACGCGCAGGAGCCGTCGGGAACGGCATCC
It contains:
- a CDS encoding alpha-galactosidase — encoded protein: MTRERDRSGRGWRDDGSAPAVPVPTDAYLHLASGGVSVVIDATQGRLPAIVHWGVGLGTLSEAEVEALALAAVEPASGNVVDEPVRVAILPEHHAGWEGKPGVVGHRDGADWSPKFVTDAVTVGGVSADAVRTDGRLVETGAALVSIDATDEIAGLRVLLEIELLASGLLRARATLRNPGDGVYSVGDVTLALPIPVRAREILDFSGRWSRERVPQRRDLVVGIHEREGRKGRTGPDAATVLSVGTPGFGFRSGEVWGVHVGFSGNHRHYAEQLSAGAQVIGGGELLLPGEVRLGENETYRSPWLYGAYGDGLDGQAHRFHRFLRSRETHPASPRPVTLNVWEAVYFDHDADRLIDLAERAAALGVERYVLDDGWFSGRRDDHRGLGDWTVDLGIWPGGLHRLVDRVTSLGMQFGLWFEPEMVNEDSELARRHPEWIMQTGDRMPVRGRDQQVLNLGIPEAYKYVLDAMTAILTEYDIAYIKWDHNRDLIDAGTAPRGEAGVHAQTLAAYRLMDELKRRFPGLEIESCSSGGARVDLGVIERTDRVWVSDCIDPLERQQMMRWTMQLMPAELLGSHIGSGVNHTTGRAHALSFRAATALFGHFGIEWDLARATAAENADLVEWIRFYKEHRDLLHRGDLFRADEIDPAFQVYGAIATDRSAALIFVAFLTRSAVSPRGRFTVPGLDPDKRYRIAPVTVGTPDAGRADPPWYADGAGVVMSGRALATSGLHLPGSFPERVVLLRVTEQMLP
- a CDS encoding ThuA domain-containing protein, encoding MTMSVTPKKAIRVVVWGENRHEQINEVVRGIYPDGMHATIAGGITELLGDDVTVTTRVLDDPEHGMTEELLAETDVLLWWGHTAHEEVTDEVVDRIQKHVLEGMGIIVLHSGHHSKIFRRLMGTTCSLRWRNDGSDRELVWTVSPRHPIAEGVPQPLIIPGQEMYGELFDIPDPDELIFISSFTGGEVFRSGITYRRGYGKVFYFSPGDEVYPVYHHPGVQRVIANGVKWAYSERERESYLVTPMYLPGGFDRPVLGSPDGLVDYYTRELIEPRENAG
- the argG gene encoding argininosuccinate synthase, with product MSKVLQSLPVGERVGIAFSGGLDTSVAVAWMRDKGAVPFTYTGDLGQYDEDDIESIPGRALQYGAEGSRLIDCKPMMVEEGLVALACGAFHIRSGGRTYFNTTPIGRAVTGTMLVRAMKEDGVDIWGDGSTYKGNDIERFYRYGLLANPSLRIYKPWLDADFVTELGGRTEMSEWLVAHGFPYRDSVEKAYSTDANIWGATHEAKTLEHLDVSLEIVEPIMGVRFWDPAVEIEPEDVSVTFEAGRPVAINGVEYTDAVELVQQANAIGGRHGLGMSDQIENRIIEAKSRGIYEAPGMALLFIAYERLVNGILNEDTLATYHEQGRRLGRLMYEGRWLEPQSFMLRESIQRWVGSAISGTVTLRLRRGEDYTILNTESRNLSYSPEKLSMERVGDSAFGPTDRIGQLTMRNLDIADSRARLEHYAGLGLIGGPTAELVGDLERGGAAEITENAQLDPALAEAVDAAGESASFDFGAD
- a CDS encoding peptidylprolyl isomerase; the protein is MRARLGATLLVLSALALAGCSSSPASEAPDTMPTADAVPDGSCAYVEAAGGVREVTAPPAEAEVSGDVAAVLQTSAGDIPMTLTADRTPCTVGSFVSLAEQGYYDDAPCHRLTTEGIFVLQCGDPSGTGRGGPGYRYADELDGSETYPAGTVAMANAGPDTNGSQFFLVYEDTPLPPSYTVFGQLDEAGLAVVREVAAAGTDSGAGDGAPATPVTITGVSLG